A window from Littorina saxatilis isolate snail1 linkage group LG9, US_GU_Lsax_2.0, whole genome shotgun sequence encodes these proteins:
- the LOC138977023 gene encoding uncharacterized protein: protein MATGGAPAHEERREALTCSLCLETFTSPKLLPCSHSFCLKCLQNLTTHLKSGSLSCPQCREQVKVPPGGVANFQNNFYLNLQDLDKARDGTLCLTHSNQELDLYCEDCKLAVCLKCVLTKHKLHSTKDLSEAASEAKSQLKLSQARLQEALSYVIDEVTSEKKELKDVQDKKAALQEAIKNKHATLVAMANKVRDVSMASLDTVSGEIESQVSKELDMKQSNLDELSQLQQQTQQAIDSGTSCKLLTVVKEMREGRGSPQAVKNLTSAKRSNLWRPVLNREMTEDVIEQSITQFFGIVQIVQMETAVPEVTVKEMFSCGDGDDTEVFSLCPKDDDTVWVSFAQRKAKDDAPCERFDIKGASLGTHKNNLGKQSYKCRGGSKGMRTATETGSLLQTYDKSQKSTTFNLIKISAKDDANIKTVKVTSEDPFETEYTLLFSIKVGTHRAFDVDSSEQLFVVVEEAQSPGGQRKVLLYRRDQHTPVSTYTPPTAACQPSDVWFFRLGGREVLLVADKGTDSVHVLHVKGDKLKFYRYLAPGCPLLVQPTALNTDTQGRLWVACKGGAILTFTPIV from the coding sequence ATGGCAACAGGCGGAGCGCCCGCTCACGAGGAGAGAAGGGAAGCTCTGACCTGTTCTCTCTGCCTAGAGACGTTCACCTCTCCAAAGCTGCTCCCCTGCTCTCACTCTTTCTGCCTCAAGTGTCTGCAGAACTTGACGACACATCTTAAATCCGGGTCTTTGTCTTGTCCTCAATGTCGAGAGCAGGTTAAAGTCCCTCCGGGTGGAGTGGCCAACTTCCAGAACAACTTCTACCTCAATCTTCAAGACCTGGACAAAGCCCGGGACGGAACCTTGTGTCTGACCCATTCCAACCAGGAACTGGATCTGTACTGTGAAGACTGCAAGCTAGCGGTATGTCTGAAGTGCGTGCTGACCAAACACAAACTGCACAGCACCAAGGATCTGTCAGAGGCAGCCAGCGAAGCCAAGAGTCAGCTGAAACTGAGCCAGGCTCGACTGCAAGAAGCGTTGTCCTACGTGATTGACGAAGTGACGTCAGAGAAGAAAGAGCTGAAAGATGTGCAGGACAAGAAGGCAGCACTACAGGAAGCCATTAAAAATAAGCACGCCACTCTCGTTGCCATGGCCAACAAGGTCCGCGATGTCTCAATGGCTTCCCTCGACACGGTCAGTGGAGAGATTGAGAGTCAAGTCAGCAAGGAGCTGGACATGAAGCAGAGCAACCTGGATGAACTGAGTCAACTGCAACAacagacacagcaagccatcgACAGCGGCACCAGCTGTAAACTGCTCACTGTTGTCAAGGAGATGAGAGAGGGGCGGGGCAGTCCCCAGGCTGTGAAGAACCTGACGTCAGCAAAGAGAAGCAACTTATGGCGGCCGGTGCTGAACCGGGAAATGACGGAAGATGTTATCGAACAATCTATTACACAGTTCTTCGGCATTGTCCAGATAGTACAGATGGAAACAGCAGTTCCCGAGGTTACGGTGAAAGAGATGTTTTCTTGTGGAGACGGGGATGACACTGAAGTGTTCAGTCTGTGTCCCAAGGATGACGACACTGTGTGGGTGTCGTTTGCACAACGTAAGGCAAAGGACGATGCACCATGCGAAAGATTTGACATAAAAGGAGCCAGTTTAGGGACACATAAAAATAACTTAGGAAAACAGTCGTATAAATGTAGAGGTGGATCAAAGGGTATGCGCACGGCAACGGAAACAGGAAGTTTGCTGCAAACGTACGACAAGTCCCAGAAAAGCACAACCTTTAACCTAATCAAGATTTCGGCCAAAGACGACGCTAATATCAAAACAGTCAAAGTAACATCAGAAGACCCGTTTGAAACAGAATACACACTACTCTTCAGCATCAAGGTTGGAACTCACCGTGCGTTCGACGTGGACAGCAGCGAGCAGCTGTTTGTTGTGGTGGAGGAGGCTCAGTCGCCTGGCGGTCAGCGTAAAGTCCTCCTGTACCGCCGTGACCAGCACACTCCCGTGTCCACATACACTCCTCCCACCGCCGCCTGTCAGCCGTCCGACGTGTGGTTCTTCAGGCTGGGGGGCAGGGAGGTCCTGCTGGTCGCTGACAAAGGCACGGACAGTGTCCACGTGCTGCACGTAAAGGGCGATAAACTCAAGTTTTACCGCTACCTGGCCCCGGGCTGTCCCCTCTTGGTGCAGCCCACAGCTCTCAACACGGACACTCAGGGTCGCCTGTGGGTGGCCTGTAAAGGGGGCGCCATCCTCACCTTCACTCCTATCGTGTGA